From the genome of Haloterrigena sp. KLK7, one region includes:
- a CDS encoding SWIM zinc finger family protein has translation MNTTASPKTALPVPSSDHLEERSRRARTEPMSVLALGDGLYEVESASDHTYLVDLESGRCTCPDYVFREARCKHIRRVAIEITHGRTPPPGEIAIACHDCSATTFVDEDETEPFYCEDHEIRPGETVVDRETGDRLTVVDVSDLRADAVTIGGSDTTVADYATNEGYDPDVPVVGAVYPHATVAKNGVVPGSLKVYVFPRTRLEKAT, from the coding sequence ATGAACACAACAGCGTCACCGAAAACAGCCCTGCCAGTACCGTCAAGCGACCACCTCGAGGAGCGCTCGCGCCGCGCCCGCACCGAACCGATGTCGGTGCTGGCGCTGGGCGACGGCCTCTACGAGGTCGAGTCGGCCAGCGATCACACCTACCTCGTCGACCTCGAGTCGGGTCGCTGTACCTGTCCGGATTACGTCTTCCGAGAGGCCCGCTGCAAGCACATCCGCCGCGTGGCGATCGAGATCACCCACGGCCGCACGCCGCCGCCGGGCGAGATCGCCATCGCGTGTCACGACTGCAGCGCGACGACCTTCGTCGACGAGGACGAGACCGAGCCGTTCTACTGCGAGGACCACGAGATCCGCCCGGGCGAGACCGTCGTCGACCGCGAGACCGGCGATCGGCTCACCGTCGTCGACGTCTCCGACCTGCGGGCCGACGCCGTGACGATCGGCGGGAGCGACACCACCGTCGCCGACTACGCGACCAACGAGGGCTACGACCCCGACGTTCCCGTCGTCGGCGCCGTCTATCCCCACGCGACCGTCGCGAAGAACGGCGTCGTCCCCGGCTCGCTGAAGGTCTACGTCTTCCCGCGGACCAGACTCGAGAAAGCGACGTAG
- the priL gene encoding DNA primase regulatory subunit PriL, whose protein sequence is MQRLHARYPFLETARDAVATEAVDLATVVDQDRAVVDRARERVVAALEDGETGEPRRDTRVELLSYPVARVLVSMVGERVLVRKYARAEAATAYDRFTADFEDTTELKSVESTGLDLETLLSEFDLAEAVRETDDGYRIDVGTYLPLAEDLWGDEWRLVNRALTDGEVPVDDDELLTLLREAIRGRIEDGLPFDVPDVIASALEDEAAEIREVLADLELTQDIDTVVPDLFPPCMKALLDDIQKGEHLPHHSRFAITAFLTSIGMTTDEIVDLYRVNSSFGEEMTRYQTDHIRGDTSPTEYSPPSCATMQSYGDCVNKDDLCERIPHPMAYYEERIDDADDEEIEDWREGESEEQSASGD, encoded by the coding sequence ATGCAGCGACTGCACGCCCGGTACCCGTTCCTCGAGACCGCCCGCGACGCCGTGGCGACGGAGGCCGTCGATCTGGCCACCGTCGTCGACCAGGACCGGGCGGTCGTCGACCGCGCCCGCGAGCGCGTGGTGGCGGCCCTCGAGGACGGCGAAACGGGCGAGCCGCGACGTGACACCCGCGTCGAATTGCTCTCCTACCCGGTCGCGCGCGTTCTCGTCTCGATGGTCGGCGAACGCGTCCTCGTGCGCAAGTACGCCCGCGCCGAGGCCGCGACGGCCTACGATCGCTTCACGGCCGACTTCGAGGACACCACGGAACTGAAGAGCGTCGAGTCGACCGGTCTGGACCTCGAGACCCTCCTCTCGGAGTTCGACCTGGCCGAGGCGGTCCGGGAGACGGACGACGGCTACCGGATCGACGTCGGCACCTACCTCCCCCTCGCCGAGGACCTGTGGGGCGACGAGTGGCGACTGGTCAACCGCGCGCTGACCGACGGCGAGGTGCCGGTCGACGACGACGAACTGCTGACCCTGCTGCGGGAGGCCATCCGTGGCCGTATCGAGGACGGGCTCCCCTTCGACGTCCCCGACGTCATCGCTTCGGCCCTCGAGGACGAGGCCGCCGAGATCCGCGAGGTGCTCGCCGATCTCGAACTCACGCAGGACATCGACACCGTCGTCCCCGACCTGTTCCCGCCGTGTATGAAGGCCCTGCTCGACGACATCCAGAAGGGCGAACACCTGCCCCACCACTCGCGGTTCGCGATCACCGCCTTCCTGACGAGCATCGGAATGACCACCGACGAGATCGTCGACCTCTACCGGGTCAACTCGTCGTTCGGCGAGGAGATGACCCGCTACCAGACCGACCACATCCGCGGCGACACCTCGCCGACGGAGTACTCGCCGCCCTCCTGTGCGACGATGCAGTCCTACGGCGACTGCGTGAACAAGGACGACCTCTGTGAACGCATTCCGCACCCGATGGCCTACTACGAGGAGCGGATCGACGACGCCGACGACGAGGAGATCGAGGACTGGCGCGAGGGGGAGAGCGAGGAACAGTCCGCCAGCGGCGATTAG
- a CDS encoding PAS domain S-box protein codes for MDIRSSRGGAVDDTTGRWPPLTLFEAVLVGAVLLGLCSRLGDPSVVPVPFVLGLAARGGADRESTLDRLAGELETFVSQIRNGDETSAALDADAGDPDFELERDDALGRLSTAIDDLTTAVRERERRFDAHERELRESNQRLEAILESSPTAVVALDTDDTVTLWNPAAERIFGWTEDEVLGEPLPFVPDDRAEDHREIFERLFDGESITGRETQRVTKTGDRIDVSVSAAPIYDADGEIAGTMGALEDITERKERERRLERTSARLEALFEHSPDMIDVVDLEGTVVEVNRRLCTELGYAESELIGTKIWDHERLLDADEITTLLDELAVGERRKFEGRFRRRDGSTFPIEVHLIRIELPEGDRVVAISRDVTDRKADERRLRERERELQRYKAYTDDVLDAIDDVFYVLDETGSLLRWNETLAAVTGYDAAEIESMSGLEFFAERNHAAVTEAVRDALETGTARVEIPILTADGESIPYEFVATRIEDIDGDTVVAGIGRDISERKRYERDLERTTDLLEQAQQLATVGAWELDVREDPPDVRWTDEVARVHELPPGTDVDFERAMEFYHPADRDAVRTAIERAIEDGESYDLEVRLQPADGADQRWVRTIGEPVSEDGRVVKLYGSLQDVTDRKERERDLQRYETIIQSIGDPVYTLDESGTVQFINDAIEPLAGYDPDALIGDDVSALLPPPDLERAREQVRDLLREDEPYGTVETDFVTADGDVIETETHVALLPMDDGEFAGTAGVVRDITDRKERERELERYETIIQAIGDPVYTLDESGTFRFVNDAIEPLAGYDPETLIGSDIETVMSPENLETARELVRELLREGKPYETFEMDLETADGGVIEAENHMALLPTDDDEFAGTAGVVRDITDRKRRERELERTTDLLERVQRMAKVGGWELDLEPEPRTATWTDEMYRLHDLSPDVTPDLERTIECYHPDDRAFVRERIETAIETETGYDFEARIRTGEGEIRWVRSISEPIRDEAGDLHKYRGTVQDISDRKRRELALESLHETARGLLNAETESTAADLVVDAAADLLESGDVGAGVYLLDSETNRFEPVSSTPGFADRSDGPPSIAVGDGDSVLWTTYVTGTQTVVDAAEIGDRSPIFGGDAPGGLLVPIGDYGVFVLLASPATIDDETRRLFETLVATTEAAFDRLESEANLRERDAELAAQNRRLRRQIQITEIIRGIDRSLIGADGRDEIERTVPERLVAADNVSFAWIGDLDASGSTLEPRAWAGDEPEYLDAVDLGLEGESREPAVRAARSEAPTVVENVVEGLQGEAWRTDALDAGFQSVIAVPLTFEDYGYGVLTVYADEPDAFTDLERSVFAELGEGIANAINAAQTREALHAETLVELTLDLEADDVLSRIATATGAAVTYEGLGTHGESETVLFFETRGASADAVRDALDDLVSVTASRLVSDGEEGCLFEATVTGDVLASRLVRHGGSPRSIAIDDGRTEVTVDVPVTTDVREFVEMLRDRYERVDLRSRRHVQRAMHTRQELVTSLFEDLTDRQLEVLRTAYLAGFFEWPRESTGEEIAEMLEVTQPTVNRHLRIGQQRLLSQLFDDETLSLADGS; via the coding sequence ATGGACATTCGTTCGTCTCGCGGCGGCGCCGTCGACGACACCACCGGCCGGTGGCCGCCATTGACTCTCTTCGAAGCGGTTCTCGTCGGTGCGGTGCTCCTCGGTCTCTGCTCGCGACTCGGCGATCCGTCGGTCGTCCCGGTCCCCTTCGTTCTCGGTCTGGCCGCCCGCGGCGGCGCCGATCGCGAGTCGACGCTCGATCGCCTCGCCGGCGAACTCGAGACGTTCGTCTCACAGATTCGGAACGGCGACGAGACGTCCGCCGCTCTCGACGCGGACGCCGGGGACCCCGACTTCGAACTCGAGCGCGACGACGCCCTCGGCCGCCTCTCGACGGCGATCGACGACCTGACGACGGCGGTCCGGGAGCGGGAGCGTCGATTCGACGCGCACGAACGGGAGCTTCGGGAGTCGAACCAGCGCCTCGAGGCGATCCTCGAGTCCTCACCGACGGCGGTGGTCGCGCTCGATACCGACGATACGGTGACGCTGTGGAACCCCGCCGCCGAACGCATCTTCGGCTGGACCGAGGACGAGGTCCTCGGCGAACCGCTTCCGTTCGTCCCCGACGATCGGGCCGAGGACCACCGCGAGATCTTCGAGCGATTGTTCGACGGCGAGTCGATCACCGGTCGCGAGACCCAGCGCGTGACGAAAACCGGCGATCGGATCGACGTGAGCGTCTCCGCCGCTCCGATCTACGACGCCGACGGCGAGATCGCCGGCACGATGGGCGCGCTCGAGGATATCACCGAACGCAAGGAACGGGAACGCCGACTGGAGCGGACGAGCGCGCGCCTCGAAGCGCTGTTCGAGCACTCTCCCGATATGATCGACGTCGTCGACCTCGAGGGGACAGTCGTCGAGGTGAACCGGCGGCTCTGTACGGAACTCGGCTACGCCGAATCGGAACTGATCGGCACGAAGATCTGGGACCACGAGCGGCTGCTCGACGCCGACGAGATCACGACGCTGCTCGACGAACTGGCGGTCGGCGAGCGCCGCAAGTTCGAGGGTCGATTCCGCCGTCGGGACGGGTCGACGTTCCCCATCGAGGTCCACCTGATCCGCATCGAACTCCCGGAGGGCGATCGGGTCGTGGCGATCAGCCGCGACGTCACCGATCGAAAGGCCGACGAGCGGCGATTGCGCGAGCGAGAGCGAGAGCTACAGCGCTACAAGGCGTACACCGACGACGTCCTCGACGCCATCGACGACGTGTTCTACGTGCTCGACGAGACCGGATCGCTCCTCCGGTGGAACGAGACGCTCGCCGCGGTGACCGGCTACGACGCCGCCGAGATCGAATCGATGAGCGGCCTCGAGTTCTTCGCCGAACGGAACCACGCGGCCGTCACCGAAGCCGTTCGAGACGCCCTCGAGACCGGGACGGCCCGGGTGGAGATACCGATCCTGACCGCCGACGGCGAGTCGATCCCCTACGAGTTCGTCGCGACCAGGATCGAAGATATCGACGGCGACACCGTCGTGGCCGGGATCGGCCGCGATATCTCCGAGCGAAAGCGGTACGAGCGCGACCTCGAGCGGACGACCGACCTGCTCGAGCAGGCCCAGCAGCTGGCCACCGTCGGCGCCTGGGAGCTCGACGTCCGCGAGGACCCGCCGGACGTCCGGTGGACCGACGAGGTGGCCCGGGTCCACGAGCTCCCGCCGGGGACGGACGTCGACTTCGAGCGGGCGATGGAATTCTACCACCCGGCGGATCGCGACGCGGTCCGGACGGCCATCGAACGCGCGATCGAGGACGGCGAGAGCTACGACCTCGAGGTCCGACTCCAACCGGCCGACGGCGCCGATCAACGCTGGGTCCGGACGATCGGCGAACCCGTCTCCGAGGACGGGCGAGTCGTCAAACTCTACGGATCGCTGCAGGACGTCACCGACCGCAAGGAGCGCGAACGGGACCTGCAACGCTACGAGACGATCATTCAGTCGATCGGCGATCCGGTCTACACGCTCGACGAGTCCGGGACGGTTCAGTTCATCAACGACGCGATCGAACCGCTCGCGGGATACGATCCCGACGCGTTGATCGGCGACGACGTCTCGGCGCTCCTGCCGCCCCCGGACCTCGAGCGGGCCCGCGAGCAGGTGCGAGACCTGCTCCGGGAGGACGAGCCGTACGGGACCGTCGAGACGGACTTCGTCACGGCCGACGGCGACGTGATCGAGACGGAAACGCACGTCGCCCTGTTGCCGATGGACGACGGCGAGTTCGCCGGTACGGCGGGGGTCGTCCGCGACATCACCGACCGCAAGGAACGCGAGCGCGAACTCGAGCGCTACGAGACGATCATTCAGGCGATCGGCGACCCGGTCTACACGCTCGACGAGTCCGGAACGTTCCGGTTCGTCAACGACGCGATCGAACCGCTCGCAGGGTACGACCCCGAGACGCTGATCGGTTCGGACATCGAGACCGTGATGTCTCCGGAGAACCTCGAGACCGCCCGGGAACTGGTCCGGGAACTGCTCCGGGAGGGAAAGCCCTACGAGACCTTCGAGATGGACCTCGAGACCGCGGACGGCGGCGTGATCGAGGCGGAAAACCACATGGCGTTGCTGCCGACGGACGACGACGAGTTCGCCGGCACGGCGGGGGTCGTTCGCGACATCACCGACCGCAAGCGACGCGAGCGCGAACTCGAGCGGACGACGGATCTGCTCGAGCGTGTCCAGCGGATGGCGAAGGTCGGCGGGTGGGAGCTCGACCTCGAGCCCGAGCCGCGGACCGCGACCTGGACCGACGAGATGTATCGGCTCCACGACCTCTCGCCCGACGTCACGCCCGACCTCGAGCGGACGATCGAGTGTTACCATCCCGACGACCGGGCGTTCGTCCGCGAGCGAATCGAGACGGCCATCGAGACGGAGACGGGGTACGATTTCGAGGCCCGCATCCGGACCGGCGAGGGCGAGATCCGGTGGGTCCGCTCGATCAGCGAACCGATCCGAGACGAGGCCGGCGACCTCCACAAGTACCGCGGCACGGTCCAGGACATCTCCGACCGCAAGCGCCGGGAACTGGCCCTCGAGTCGCTCCACGAGACCGCTCGCGGACTGCTCAACGCCGAGACGGAGTCGACGGCCGCCGATCTGGTCGTCGACGCGGCCGCCGACTTGCTCGAGTCCGGGGACGTCGGCGCCGGCGTCTACCTGCTCGATTCCGAGACCAATCGGTTCGAACCGGTCTCGTCGACGCCCGGCTTCGCCGACCGCTCCGACGGTCCGCCGTCCATCGCGGTCGGTGACGGCGATTCCGTGCTCTGGACGACCTACGTGACGGGCACCCAGACCGTCGTCGACGCCGCCGAGATCGGCGACCGGTCGCCGATATTCGGCGGCGACGCCCCCGGCGGGCTGCTCGTTCCGATCGGCGACTACGGCGTCTTCGTCCTGCTGGCCTCGCCCGCGACGATCGACGACGAGACCCGCCGGCTGTTCGAGACGCTCGTCGCGACCACCGAAGCGGCGTTCGACCGCCTCGAGAGCGAGGCGAACCTGCGGGAGCGCGACGCGGAGCTGGCGGCCCAGAACCGCCGCCTCCGCCGCCAGATCCAGATCACGGAGATCATCCGAGGGATCGACCGGTCGCTCATCGGGGCCGACGGCCGCGACGAGATCGAACGGACCGTCCCCGAACGGCTCGTCGCGGCCGACAACGTCTCCTTCGCCTGGATCGGCGATCTCGACGCGAGCGGTTCGACCCTCGAGCCGCGCGCCTGGGCGGGCGACGAGCCGGAGTATCTGGACGCGGTCGATCTCGGTCTCGAGGGCGAGTCGCGAGAGCCCGCGGTCCGGGCCGCCCGGTCGGAGGCGCCGACGGTCGTCGAGAACGTCGTCGAGGGGCTCCAGGGAGAGGCGTGGCGAACCGACGCGCTCGACGCGGGCTTCCAGTCGGTCATCGCCGTGCCGCTCACCTTCGAGGACTACGGGTACGGCGTCCTGACGGTCTACGCCGACGAGCCCGACGCGTTCACCGACTTAGAGCGGTCGGTGTTCGCGGAACTCGGCGAGGGGATCGCCAACGCGATCAACGCGGCACAGACCCGAGAGGCCCTCCACGCCGAGACGCTCGTCGAACTGACTCTCGACCTCGAGGCCGACGACGTCCTGTCGCGGATCGCGACGGCGACCGGCGCCGCGGTCACCTACGAGGGACTCGGTACCCACGGCGAGTCCGAGACGGTCCTGTTCTTCGAGACCCGGGGCGCGTCGGCGGACGCCGTCCGCGACGCGCTCGACGACCTCGTCTCCGTGACGGCGTCCCGACTCGTCAGCGACGGGGAGGAGGGCTGTCTGTTCGAGGCGACCGTCACGGGCGACGTCCTCGCCTCGCGGCTGGTCCGCCACGGCGGGAGTCCGCGCTCGATCGCGATCGACGACGGCCGGACCGAGGTCACCGTCGACGTCCCCGTGACGACCGACGTCCGCGAGTTCGTCGAGATGCTGCGGGATCGGTACGAGCGCGTCGACCTGCGGTCGCGCCGGCACGTTCAGCGAGCGATGCACACCCGACAGGAACTGGTGACGTCGCTGTTCGAGGACCTGACCGACCGCCAACTCGAGGTGCTCCGGACGGCGTATCTGGCCGGCTTCTTCGAGTGGCCCCGCGAGAGCACCGGCGAGGAGATCGCCGAGATGCTCGAGGTGACCCAGCCGACGGTCAACCGCCATCTCCGGATCGGCCAGCAGCGGCTGCTGTCGCAACTGTTCGACGACGAGACGCTCTCGCTCGCCGACGGCTCGTGA
- the hjc gene encoding Holliday junction resolvase Hjc has product MSQAKGDRRERELVNELDAAGFAVMRAPASGSATERELPDVLAGDGEVFYAIEAKSSSGDPIYLTGEEVEALIFFAQNFGAKPRIGVRFDREDWYFFHPGDLHVTDGGNYRVKKETAIADGTDFDEFVGRSEKVTLEEVGEDGDDGPDEDVLRVLNAVKQDVMDVEEAAELLE; this is encoded by the coding sequence ATGTCTCAGGCGAAGGGCGACCGCCGCGAGCGGGAACTCGTCAACGAACTCGACGCGGCCGGCTTCGCGGTGATGCGCGCGCCCGCCAGCGGCTCCGCGACCGAACGCGAACTCCCCGACGTCCTCGCGGGCGACGGCGAGGTGTTCTACGCGATCGAGGCCAAGTCCAGTTCCGGCGACCCCATCTATCTCACCGGCGAGGAAGTCGAGGCGCTGATCTTCTTCGCGCAGAACTTCGGCGCGAAACCCCGCATCGGCGTCCGCTTCGACCGCGAGGACTGGTACTTCTTCCACCCCGGCGACCTCCACGTCACCGACGGCGGCAACTACCGCGTCAAGAAGGAGACCGCCATCGCCGACGGCACCGACTTCGACGAGTTCGTCGGTCGCTCCGAGAAGGTCACCCTCGAGGAGGTCGGCGAGGACGGCGACGACGGTCCCGACGAGGACGTTCTGCGCGTACTCAACGCCGTCAAGCAGGACGTGATGGACGTCGAGGAAGCCGCGGAGCTGCTCGAGTGA
- a CDS encoding PAS domain-containing protein: MTPAAIAPDLERRSPIAEEITALAVGDRRHIERVEAAVADDDRLAVRTAPSVADALPDLDDADCLVASYPSENGTELLERGTRQTTDRPVVLLVDEGTTVGDAVRSHRWIDWLDRSAATGDGGQLGRQIRSLVERRRLAGLTQRSLAGIELAGDAIAIVAPDGTVQFANRGFAMQFGYSRDELSGRSWRALFTDDSVDRLETTAVPTVADGWRWTGSCTGRRKSGVTFPVQVRLGGPEDGSLVFVVESLDADPEAAADDSV; encoded by the coding sequence ATGACTCCGGCGGCGATCGCGCCCGACCTCGAGAGACGGTCGCCGATCGCCGAGGAGATTACGGCCCTCGCCGTCGGCGATCGACGGCACATCGAGCGGGTCGAAGCGGCCGTCGCCGACGACGATCGGCTCGCGGTTCGAACCGCGCCGTCGGTCGCGGACGCGCTCCCGGATCTCGACGACGCCGACTGTCTCGTCGCTTCCTACCCGTCCGAAAACGGGACCGAGCTCCTCGAGCGGGGGACCCGGCAGACGACCGACCGTCCGGTCGTCCTCCTCGTCGACGAGGGAACGACGGTCGGCGACGCGGTGCGGTCCCATCGCTGGATCGACTGGCTCGATCGCTCCGCGGCGACCGGTGACGGCGGGCAGTTGGGCCGCCAGATTCGGTCGCTCGTCGAGCGACGGCGACTCGCCGGTCTGACCCAGCGCTCGCTGGCCGGTATCGAACTCGCCGGGGACGCCATCGCCATCGTCGCGCCCGACGGCACCGTCCAGTTCGCGAATCGAGGGTTCGCGATGCAGTTCGGCTACAGTCGCGACGAGCTCTCCGGACGGTCGTGGCGGGCGCTGTTCACCGACGACAGCGTCGACCGGCTCGAGACGACCGCGGTACCGACGGTCGCGGACGGCTGGCGCTGGACCGGCAGCTGTACCGGCCGGCGAAAATCGGGGGTAACGTTTCCCGTCCAGGTCCGTCTGGGCGGTCCCGAGGACGGGAGTCTGGTATTCGTGGTGGAATCGCTCGACGCCGACCCCGAAGCGGCGGCGGACGACTCGGTGTAG
- a CDS encoding alpha/beta hydrolase, with protein MPRATRDGVSIYYEYDESEGDGTPVVFVQGLGYGRWMWRWQREAVGGDRDAVAPDNRGTGRSDAGLPPLLPRLPRKLRAPLIFKLAGYSVGGLAADLEAVLDDAGIRRAHIVGASMGGMIAQRYALEYTRAETLTLCCTSHGGPDAVPVPDETQEFIFDVPDGASERETLRHRMRPAFNERFTNRNPHLMDRIIEWRLAQDAGDPAREAQAAAVLDFDVSDRLDRLRVPTLVLHGTDDRVVPFENGLLLEEAIPNARLERVEGGSHCFFIENAERVNEELRAFLAEHD; from the coding sequence ATGCCACGGGCCACTCGAGACGGCGTGTCGATCTACTACGAGTACGACGAGAGCGAGGGCGACGGGACACCGGTCGTCTTCGTGCAGGGGCTGGGCTACGGGCGCTGGATGTGGCGCTGGCAGCGCGAGGCCGTCGGCGGCGACCGCGACGCGGTCGCGCCGGACAACCGCGGGACGGGCCGATCCGACGCCGGCCTCCCGCCGCTGCTCCCGCGCCTGCCGCGGAAACTCCGCGCGCCCCTCATCTTCAAACTGGCCGGCTACTCCGTCGGCGGTCTCGCCGCGGACCTCGAGGCGGTCCTCGACGACGCCGGCATCCGTCGGGCTCACATCGTCGGCGCGAGCATGGGCGGGATGATCGCCCAGCGCTACGCGCTCGAGTACACCCGGGCGGAGACGCTGACGCTGTGCTGTACGAGCCACGGCGGCCCCGACGCCGTCCCGGTTCCCGACGAGACCCAGGAGTTCATCTTCGACGTCCCCGACGGCGCGAGCGAACGCGAAACGCTACGCCACCGGATGCGCCCCGCCTTCAACGAGCGGTTCACCAATCGTAATCCGCACTTGATGGATCGGATCATCGAGTGGCGACTCGCGCAGGACGCCGGGGATCCGGCCCGCGAGGCGCAGGCCGCGGCCGTCTTGGACTTCGACGTCAGCGATCGGCTCGATCGGCTCCGCGTGCCGACGCTGGTGCTCCACGGGACCGACGACCGCGTGGTCCCCTTCGAGAACGGACTGCTGCTCGAGGAAGCGATTCCGAACGCGCGACTCGAGCGGGTCGAGGGCGGCTCGCACTGCTTTTTCATCGAGAACGCCGAACGGGTCAACGAGGAGCTGCGGGCGTTCCTCGCCGAACACGACTGA
- a CDS encoding HalOD1 output domain-containing protein has protein sequence MPGTTLDYHNDSLSLSVIEALADATDTDPVELEPLYHVVDPEALDQLFQETTPTTARVQFNYGDHTVEVRGDGTISVDGTVHEQP, from the coding sequence ATGCCCGGAACGACGCTTGACTACCACAACGATTCGCTCAGTCTCTCAGTCATCGAGGCCCTCGCCGACGCGACCGACACCGACCCCGTCGAACTCGAGCCGCTGTACCACGTCGTCGATCCCGAGGCGCTCGATCAGCTCTTTCAGGAGACCACGCCGACGACCGCGCGCGTCCAGTTCAACTACGGCGACCACACGGTCGAAGTCCGAGGCGACGGAACCATCTCGGTCGACGGGACGGTCCATGAGCAACCGTAA
- a CDS encoding bacterio-opsin activator domain-containing protein, with translation MSIIAEFSVKSDDLALNHALTAVPQMIVEIEQVVATMEDRIMPYFWVSGGDHAEFEDAFRDDSSVTNAAVIDEVEGARLYRAEWTENVETIIYAYVELGATLMQAIGKAEDWELRMRFDSQDALSEFQKYCNENDISFELNRTQEQEQAMASAQYDLTPTQRETLVAALEAGYYEVPRAVTMRELAEQMGIAQQTLSNRFRAAYNNLITSTLTISHPDEDKD, from the coding sequence ATGAGTATTATCGCCGAGTTTTCCGTCAAATCAGACGATCTCGCACTGAACCACGCACTCACAGCGGTTCCACAGATGATCGTCGAGATCGAGCAGGTCGTGGCGACGATGGAAGATCGGATTATGCCCTATTTCTGGGTGAGTGGCGGTGACCACGCGGAGTTTGAAGACGCGTTTCGGGACGATTCCTCCGTGACAAACGCCGCTGTTATCGACGAAGTAGAGGGGGCGAGATTGTATCGGGCCGAGTGGACGGAAAACGTCGAGACAATCATCTATGCATACGTTGAACTCGGCGCGACGCTCATGCAAGCAATCGGCAAAGCGGAAGACTGGGAATTGCGAATGCGATTCGACAGTCAGGACGCTCTCTCGGAATTTCAAAAATACTGTAATGAGAACGACATCTCATTTGAACTCAATCGAACCCAAGAACAGGAACAGGCGATGGCGAGCGCCCAGTACGATCTCACGCCGACGCAACGGGAGACACTGGTAGCTGCGCTCGAAGCGGGCTACTACGAGGTTCCACGCGCAGTAACAATGAGGGAACTGGCGGAACAAATGGGGATCGCACAACAGACGCTTTCGAATCGATTTCGCGCTGCATACAACAATCTCATCACCAGTACGTTGACGATCAGCCATCCAGACGAGGATAAAGACTAA
- a CDS encoding CPBP family intramembrane glutamic endopeptidase, giving the protein METSQRRRERTDGPLRSTLVAIGLTVFGVLVAPNFTTLPAFLLDPALIRSPTEASITARTALLSLNFVGIALAGAIYLAVTDRGWSYVDLRVPTKRGWLYAIAGVVGILVFYFIVAVVVSMLSLPSAENDVMTYIGDDPTMVLIMIGIVFFFNAPAEEFLFRNVVQKRLYEAFSRTQAIVIASVIFALVHFVSYAVLSDSLLATMVPIATVFGGGLIFGYLYAKSENLLVPILSHAVYNGFQFGLIYIVLVYDVEGAEPTAEAFVDLVATVATLPPAL; this is encoded by the coding sequence ATGGAAACATCGCAACGGCGCCGCGAGCGGACGGACGGACCGCTCCGCTCGACGCTCGTGGCCATCGGACTGACCGTCTTCGGCGTCCTCGTGGCCCCCAACTTCACGACGTTGCCGGCGTTTCTGCTCGATCCCGCGCTGATCCGTTCGCCGACGGAGGCATCGATCACCGCCAGAACGGCGTTGCTGTCGCTCAACTTCGTCGGAATCGCCCTGGCCGGCGCCATTTACCTCGCCGTCACCGACCGCGGCTGGTCGTACGTCGACCTCCGCGTGCCGACGAAACGGGGCTGGCTATACGCCATCGCGGGCGTCGTCGGCATCCTCGTGTTCTACTTCATCGTGGCCGTCGTGGTCTCCATGCTCTCGCTGCCCTCCGCCGAAAACGACGTGATGACCTACATCGGCGACGACCCGACGATGGTCCTGATCATGATCGGCATCGTCTTCTTCTTCAACGCGCCCGCCGAGGAGTTCCTCTTCCGGAACGTCGTCCAGAAGCGCCTCTACGAGGCGTTCAGCCGCACTCAGGCGATCGTCATCGCCAGCGTCATCTTCGCGCTCGTCCACTTCGTGTCCTACGCCGTCCTCTCGGACTCGCTGCTCGCGACGATGGTGCCGATCGCGACCGTCTTCGGCGGCGGACTCATCTTCGGCTACCTCTACGCGAAGAGCGAGAACCTGCTCGTGCCGATCCTCTCTCACGCCGTCTACAACGGCTTCCAGTTCGGACTGATCTATATCGTGCTCGTCTACGACGTCGAGGGCGCGGAGCCGACCGCCGAGGCGTTCGTCGACCTGGTGGCGACGGTCGCGACCCTGCCGCCGGCGCTGTAG